One segment of Mycolicibacterium baixiangningiae DNA contains the following:
- a CDS encoding alpha/beta hydrolase family protein, with product MRFIFDTDESFSFETLRAVGYSVYGGADIGEVITTAERITPMDWESWYREWRGLADRIAAIADECAAGGHAVSAAGAYLRASNYYRTAEFFLRDDPRNDPRVADTSARAIETFRSAAHIQGRWERVRIPYEGILLEGYYLNVSGDDPGPTLLAHGGFDSTVEEMFYAVGEAAGRYGWNCLIFEGPGQGSALRVEHLPFRYDWEAAVTPVLDFALTLRGVDADRVALLGMSMGGYLAPRAAAFEHRLAACIAYDGIFTLPPGLPPKPEPDDHDGSKRVAAMDAMLAERTTLPSSPRWALSSALWVFDVANARELLDEVDKYDLTDVAAQIRCPTLVCDAEHDQFFRGQPAALYEALRCPKTFLAFTAAEGAGEHCHEGALTLFHQRMFDWLDDTVRA from the coding sequence ATGCGTTTCATCTTCGACACCGACGAATCGTTCTCGTTCGAGACATTGCGCGCGGTCGGGTACAGCGTCTACGGGGGAGCTGACATCGGCGAGGTCATCACCACCGCGGAGCGGATCACGCCGATGGACTGGGAGTCCTGGTATCGCGAATGGCGGGGTCTTGCCGACCGGATCGCGGCCATCGCCGACGAGTGCGCCGCAGGTGGGCACGCGGTGAGCGCCGCCGGCGCCTACCTGCGGGCCTCCAACTACTACCGGACCGCGGAGTTCTTCCTTCGCGATGACCCCCGCAACGATCCGCGGGTCGCGGATACCTCCGCCCGCGCCATCGAAACGTTTCGAAGCGCAGCGCACATTCAGGGGCGGTGGGAACGGGTGCGCATTCCCTACGAGGGGATCCTGCTGGAGGGTTACTACCTCAACGTCAGCGGAGATGATCCCGGGCCGACGTTGTTGGCGCACGGGGGTTTTGACTCGACAGTCGAGGAGATGTTCTACGCCGTCGGGGAGGCCGCGGGCCGATACGGGTGGAACTGCCTGATCTTCGAGGGCCCCGGGCAGGGATCGGCCCTGCGCGTGGAGCATCTGCCCTTCCGGTACGACTGGGAGGCTGCGGTCACCCCCGTGCTGGACTTCGCCCTCACTCTGCGCGGGGTCGATGCCGATCGCGTCGCGCTTCTCGGGATGAGCATGGGCGGCTACCTGGCACCGCGCGCGGCCGCGTTCGAGCACCGGCTCGCCGCATGCATTGCCTACGACGGCATCTTCACCTTGCCTCCGGGCTTGCCGCCCAAGCCCGAACCCGACGATCACGATGGGTCGAAGCGGGTCGCGGCGATGGACGCCATGCTCGCCGAGCGAACGACATTGCCGTCCTCGCCGCGATGGGCACTGTCGAGCGCGCTGTGGGTCTTCGACGTCGCGAACGCCCGAGAACTGCTCGACGAAGTCGACAAGTACGACCTCACCGACGTCGCGGCTCAGATCCGCTGCCCGACGCTGGTGTGCGACGCCGAACACGACCAGTTCTTCCGCGGGCAGCCGGCTGCTCTCTACGAGGCCCTGCGGTGCCCGAAGACCTTCCTGGCGTTCACGGCGGCCGAGGGTGCCGGCGAGCACTGCCACGAGGGTGCGCTCACCTTGTTCCACCAGCGGATGTTCGACTGGCTCGACGACACGGTCCGGGCCTGA
- a CDS encoding oxidoreductase, with protein sequence MTSPIDVHSPVWLITGCSSGLGRALATHALERGDRVAVTARNRDAVTALAQAYGDRALPLTLDVTDPVSVGAAVAETEGVFGRIDVLVNNAGYGYLAAIEEGEDAAVRRLFDTNVHGVTTVLKAVLPGMRARRSGRILNVPSFGGLAAFPATGYYHATKFALEGLSESLAGELSPLGVHVTIVEPGGMRTDWAGASMQQSPVRIADYDDTAGKRRESTLAVSGNQPGDPARAASAMAAVVDAAEPPLRLLLGSDALGGVRARLDRLRAEVDANEALTVSADWRSP encoded by the coding sequence ATGACTTCACCGATTGATGTGCACTCGCCCGTCTGGCTCATCACGGGATGTTCGAGCGGCCTCGGCCGAGCCCTGGCCACCCACGCCCTCGAGCGCGGCGACCGCGTCGCCGTGACTGCCCGGAATCGGGATGCCGTCACGGCGCTGGCGCAGGCGTACGGTGACCGCGCACTGCCGCTCACACTCGACGTCACCGATCCGGTATCGGTCGGCGCTGCCGTGGCCGAGACCGAGGGCGTCTTCGGGCGGATCGACGTCCTGGTGAACAACGCCGGTTACGGATATCTGGCTGCCATCGAAGAGGGCGAGGACGCGGCCGTGCGCCGACTCTTCGACACCAATGTGCACGGCGTGACCACCGTCTTGAAGGCGGTGTTGCCCGGCATGCGGGCCCGCCGAAGCGGCCGCATCCTCAACGTGCCGTCGTTCGGCGGGTTGGCCGCCTTCCCCGCCACGGGCTACTACCACGCAACCAAGTTCGCTCTGGAGGGCCTGTCGGAGTCCCTCGCTGGTGAGCTCTCCCCGCTAGGCGTCCACGTCACGATCGTCGAGCCGGGCGGGATGCGCACCGACTGGGCCGGCGCCTCGATGCAGCAATCACCCGTGCGCATCGCCGACTATGACGACACGGCCGGCAAGCGTCGAGAGAGCACGCTGGCGGTGTCGGGCAATCAGCCCGGTGACCCCGCGCGAGCGGCATCGGCCATGGCGGCAGTCGTCGACGCCGCCGAACCGCCGCTGCGTCTGTTGTTGGGTTCCGACGCACTCGGTGGGGTTCGCGCGCGTTTGGATCGCCTCCGCGCCGAGGTCGACGCCAATGAGGCGTTGACCGTCAGCGCCGACTGGCGTTCCCCGTGA
- a CDS encoding helix-turn-helix transcriptional regulator — MEAEIHSLGSFLRSRRERVDPAAAGVVLLGRRRVPGLRREELATLAGVSATYYARLEQGRDRHPSPEVLDAIADALRLDTAERDHLHRLGSPASRRATRGRPMAEAVRPGVSELLALWSAFPAFVVNARRDVLAATELAERINPGWSPGCNLAVFTFLDARAKETYPDWDIIAGQVVAGLRTASAAYPDGDVGGLIEYLTTEDATFAKLWSTQDVYARTIGQKRFAVKDFGVITLQFEAFSVDGAPGQTLFVYFPSRGSSDESVFAHLQARAYS; from the coding sequence ATGGAAGCAGAGATCCACTCCCTGGGGTCGTTCCTGCGTAGTCGCCGTGAACGGGTCGACCCGGCTGCGGCGGGAGTGGTCCTGCTCGGCCGCCGTCGCGTGCCAGGGCTACGCCGCGAAGAGCTGGCGACCCTCGCCGGCGTCAGCGCCACCTACTACGCCCGCCTCGAGCAGGGCCGCGACCGCCACCCTTCACCCGAGGTGCTCGACGCCATCGCCGACGCGCTGCGGTTGGACACCGCCGAACGAGACCATCTGCACCGCCTGGGTTCTCCGGCATCTCGGCGCGCCACCAGGGGCCGCCCAATGGCCGAAGCCGTTCGGCCCGGTGTGAGCGAACTGCTCGCGCTGTGGTCGGCCTTCCCGGCCTTCGTGGTCAACGCCCGCCGAGACGTCCTCGCCGCGACCGAACTGGCCGAGCGCATCAACCCAGGATGGAGCCCGGGTTGCAATCTCGCCGTCTTCACCTTCCTCGACGCGCGCGCCAAGGAGACCTACCCCGACTGGGACATCATCGCCGGCCAGGTCGTCGCCGGGCTGCGCACCGCGTCCGCGGCCTACCCTGACGGTGATGTCGGGGGGCTCATCGAGTACCTCACCACCGAAGACGCCACTTTCGCCAAGCTGTGGTCCACCCAGGACGTCTACGCCCGCACCATTGGCCAGAAACGCTTCGCCGTCAAGGACTTTGGCGTCATCACGCTGCAATTTGAAGCCTTCAGCGTCGACGGCGCACCCGGTCAGACACTATTCGTCTACTTCCCGTCGCGGGGCAGCTCCGATGAAAGCGTGTTCGCGCACTTGCAGGCGCGGGCGTATTCGTGA
- a CDS encoding acyl-CoA dehydrogenase family protein, which produces MTTTSTERVTFGPDRLTRLITEIAEGALERERTGERPFAVIDLVRESRLGALRVPSADGGGGASLRDLFATVIALAAADVNVAHILRGHFAFVEERLRLGGAERRRAIDLALSGMIVGNASTELGSAPAGAFTWQTKLTPDGDGYRLNGRKFFTTGTLYADYAEVLASNPEGATVIALVPTDRAGVTVLDDWDGMGQRATGTGTAIFDDVAVSADELLQFAPPDADTEPPALYLSGAFFQLYVTALEAGVLQALRDDAVAHVLQRPRSFAWAPTTTPADDPLLQREIGEIAAAAYASEATVLAAADALAAAFDADVAGTDPGLDLAHEASLRAAAAKIVVDGLAQKSASQIFDVGGASVVRQAHLLDRHWRNIRTLASHNPTSYKAQALGAYYVRQTRLPGSGYF; this is translated from the coding sequence ATGACCACCACCTCGACCGAACGCGTCACCTTCGGCCCGGACCGCCTCACGCGGCTGATCACGGAGATCGCCGAGGGCGCTCTTGAGCGCGAACGAACCGGCGAGCGACCCTTCGCCGTCATCGATCTGGTGCGCGAGTCGCGCCTGGGCGCACTGCGGGTGCCCAGCGCCGACGGCGGCGGCGGAGCGAGCCTGCGCGACCTGTTCGCGACGGTGATCGCGTTGGCCGCGGCCGACGTCAACGTCGCCCACATCCTGCGTGGCCATTTCGCATTCGTCGAGGAGCGGCTGCGGCTGGGCGGTGCTGAACGCAGGCGGGCGATCGACCTTGCGCTGAGCGGGATGATCGTCGGTAATGCGTCGACCGAACTGGGTTCGGCGCCGGCCGGGGCATTCACCTGGCAGACCAAGCTCACCCCCGACGGTGACGGTTACCGGCTCAACGGCAGGAAGTTCTTCACGACCGGCACGCTCTACGCCGACTATGCCGAGGTGCTGGCCAGCAATCCCGAAGGTGCGACGGTGATCGCGCTGGTGCCCACGGATCGGGCCGGCGTGACCGTGCTCGACGACTGGGACGGTATGGGGCAGCGCGCCACCGGTACGGGGACCGCGATTTTCGACGACGTCGCCGTGTCGGCCGACGAGCTGTTGCAGTTCGCGCCGCCGGACGCCGACACCGAGCCGCCGGCGCTGTACCTGTCGGGTGCGTTCTTCCAGCTGTATGTGACGGCGCTGGAAGCCGGTGTGCTGCAAGCGCTTCGGGATGACGCGGTGGCGCATGTGCTCCAGCGGCCGCGCAGCTTCGCATGGGCGCCGACTACTACGCCCGCCGATGACCCGCTGTTGCAGCGGGAGATCGGAGAAATCGCCGCGGCGGCATACGCATCGGAGGCGACGGTGCTGGCGGCGGCCGACGCGCTGGCGGCCGCGTTCGACGCCGATGTGGCCGGCACCGATCCTGGTTTGGACCTGGCGCACGAGGCGTCGCTGCGGGCGGCCGCGGCCAAGATCGTGGTCGACGGGCTCGCGCAGAAGTCGGCGTCGCAGATCTTTGACGTGGGCGGCGCGTCGGTGGTGCGGCAGGCCCACCTGCTCGACCGGCACTGGCGCAACATCCGCACGCTGGCGTCGCACAACCCGACGTCGTACAAGGCGCAAGCGCTGGGTGCCTACTACGTGCGGCAGACGCGGTTGCCGGGGAGCGGCTACTTCTAA
- the mnmA gene encoding tRNA 2-thiouridine(34) synthase MnmA → MRVLVAMSGGVDSSVAAARMVDAGHDVVGVHLALSATPGTLRTGSRGCCSKEDAGDARRVADVLDIPFYVWDFADRFKEDVIDDFVASYERGETPNPCVRCNEKIKFSALSGRALALGFDALATGHYARLSDGRLRRAVDHDKDQSYVLGVLTASQLRHAVFPIGDTPKAQIRAEAAERGLAVADKPDSHDICFIPSGDTRAFLGARIGVRRGAVVDAGGAVLAEHEGVHGFTIGQRKGLGIAGPGPDGRPRYVTSIDASSGTVRVGGVEDLEVWKLIGERPVFTSGVAFTGPVECQVQVRAHGGLADAVASVDSGVLSVELRAPLRGVATGQTLVLYRPDPSGDEVLASATISAADGR, encoded by the coding sequence ATGCGGGTTCTAGTTGCGATGAGCGGTGGCGTCGACTCCTCGGTCGCCGCGGCACGCATGGTCGACGCCGGCCATGACGTGGTGGGTGTGCACCTGGCGCTGTCGGCCACTCCCGGCACGTTGCGCACCGGCTCGCGGGGATGCTGCTCGAAGGAGGATGCCGGGGATGCGCGCCGAGTGGCCGACGTGCTCGACATCCCGTTCTACGTCTGGGATTTCGCGGACCGCTTCAAAGAGGATGTGATCGACGACTTCGTCGCGTCCTACGAGCGCGGTGAGACGCCGAACCCGTGTGTGCGGTGCAACGAGAAGATCAAGTTCTCGGCGCTGTCGGGACGCGCCCTGGCACTGGGATTCGACGCGCTGGCCACCGGCCACTACGCGCGGCTGTCCGACGGCCGGCTGCGTCGTGCCGTCGACCACGACAAGGACCAGTCCTACGTGCTCGGGGTGCTGACCGCCTCGCAGCTACGGCACGCGGTCTTCCCGATCGGCGACACCCCCAAAGCGCAGATCCGCGCGGAAGCCGCGGAGCGCGGTCTGGCCGTCGCGGACAAGCCCGACAGCCACGACATCTGCTTCATCCCGTCGGGGGACACCCGGGCGTTCCTGGGTGCGCGGATCGGGGTACGGCGCGGTGCGGTGGTCGACGCCGGCGGTGCAGTGCTCGCCGAACACGAAGGCGTGCACGGGTTCACGATCGGTCAGCGCAAGGGGCTCGGTATCGCCGGGCCAGGGCCGGACGGGCGACCGCGGTACGTCACCTCCATTGACGCCTCGAGCGGGACGGTGCGCGTCGGTGGGGTCGAGGATCTCGAGGTGTGGAAACTCATCGGGGAGCGGCCTGTGTTCACCTCGGGAGTCGCGTTCACGGGCCCCGTCGAGTGCCAGGTCCAGGTGCGTGCGCACGGCGGGCTCGCCGATGCGGTGGCGTCTGTTGATTCCGGCGTGCTGTCGGTGGAGTTGCGGGCGCCGCTGCGCGGTGTCGCGACGGGGCAGACGCTGGTGCTCTACCGGCCCGATCCGTCCGGCGATGAAGTGCTGGCAAGCGCGACGATCAGCGCGGCCGACGGGCGTTAG
- a CDS encoding cysteine desulfurase family protein produces the protein MHPAAIEAMTAVLTTVGNASSLHGAGRVARRRMEEARETLARLLGARPSEIIFCAGGTESDNLAVKGIYWARRDAEPRRNRIVTTPIEHHAVLDAVQWLVDHEGAEVTWLPVEADGSVAPAALREVLRSCDDVALVSIMTANNEVGTLQPIAELAAIAAEFAVPMHSDAVQAVGQIPVDFAASGLSAMSVTAHKFGGPTGIGALLLRRDTACVPLLHGGGQERDVRSGTADVAGAVAMAAAARIAVEGLEAYRTRVSALRDRLIDGVLATIDDTYVNGARVDRLPGNAHFTFRGCEGDSLLMLLDAKGIECSTGSACTAGVAQPSHVLIAMGADPASARGSLRLSLGHTSTDADVDAALDALPAAVDRARQAALAASGVVD, from the coding sequence ATGCACCCCGCTGCCATCGAGGCGATGACGGCGGTGCTGACCACCGTCGGTAACGCCTCCTCGCTGCACGGAGCGGGCCGGGTCGCGCGCCGCCGGATGGAAGAGGCCCGCGAGACGCTGGCGCGCCTGCTGGGCGCCCGCCCCTCGGAGATCATCTTCTGCGCCGGCGGGACCGAGAGCGACAACCTCGCGGTCAAGGGCATCTATTGGGCCCGCCGCGACGCCGAGCCGCGACGCAACCGCATCGTCACCACGCCGATCGAGCACCACGCCGTCCTCGACGCGGTGCAGTGGCTGGTGGACCACGAGGGCGCCGAGGTCACCTGGCTGCCGGTGGAGGCCGACGGATCGGTGGCCCCGGCCGCGCTTCGGGAGGTACTGCGCTCCTGCGACGACGTGGCGCTGGTGTCGATCATGACGGCGAACAACGAAGTCGGCACCCTGCAGCCGATCGCCGAACTGGCCGCCATCGCCGCAGAGTTCGCGGTCCCGATGCACAGCGACGCGGTGCAGGCCGTCGGCCAGATCCCGGTGGATTTCGCGGCGAGCGGGCTGTCGGCGATGAGCGTGACGGCGCACAAGTTCGGCGGTCCCACCGGAATCGGTGCGCTACTGCTGCGCCGCGACACGGCCTGCGTACCGCTTCTGCACGGCGGCGGCCAGGAGCGCGACGTCCGTTCCGGCACCGCCGACGTGGCGGGGGCGGTCGCGATGGCGGCGGCGGCCCGGATCGCTGTCGAGGGGTTGGAGGCCTATCGCACGCGGGTGTCGGCGCTGCGCGACCGGTTGATCGACGGCGTGCTGGCGACGATCGACGACACCTACGTCAACGGTGCCCGCGTGGACCGGCTGCCGGGCAACGCGCACTTCACGTTCCGCGGCTGCGAAGGTGATTCGCTGCTGATGCTGTTGGACGCCAAGGGAATCGAGTGTTCGACCGGCTCGGCGTGTACCGCGGGGGTGGCGCAGCCGTCGCATGTGCTGATCGCGATGGGCGCCGACCCGGCGAGCGCGCGGGGTTCGTTGCGGCTGTCGCTGGGCCATACGAGTACCGACGCCGACGTCGACGCGGCCCTCGACGCGCTGCCGGCGGCGGTCGACAGGGCGCGCCAGGCCGCGCTCGCGGCATCGGGAGTTGTTGACTGA
- a CDS encoding lysophospholipid acyltransferase family protein, with amino-acid sequence MTLVNEHAWLQRATCDASCVHAGADRPGRRWWVAVRTALRVCAAVLLFSFVWLLALPLPGRWHVQRAYCRLMLCSFGVRIAVSGGPIRNLRGVLVVSGHVSWLDIVAVGAVLPGSFVARADLVDWPALGPVVRLMKVIPIDRGSLRRLPAVVAAVTERLRAGHTVVAFPEGTTWCGLGYGRFRPAMFQAAVDARRPVQPLRMTYRHHDGRRSTVPAFVGDDSLLASVRRVITARRTVCHIGVESLQLPGDDRRDLAARCETAVRGAVTAPLATHTLAA; translated from the coding sequence ATGACGCTGGTCAACGAGCACGCCTGGCTGCAGCGCGCCACCTGTGACGCCAGTTGCGTCCACGCCGGTGCCGACCGGCCGGGCCGCAGGTGGTGGGTGGCGGTGCGCACCGCGCTGCGGGTCTGCGCGGCGGTGCTGCTGTTCTCCTTCGTGTGGCTGCTGGCGCTACCGCTGCCCGGCCGCTGGCATGTGCAGCGCGCGTACTGCCGGCTGATGCTGTGCAGCTTCGGTGTGCGTATCGCGGTGTCCGGCGGGCCGATCCGCAACCTGCGCGGTGTCCTCGTCGTCAGCGGACACGTGTCCTGGTTGGACATCGTCGCCGTCGGAGCGGTGCTGCCCGGGTCCTTCGTCGCGCGTGCTGACCTGGTGGACTGGCCGGCGCTGGGACCCGTCGTCCGATTGATGAAGGTCATCCCGATCGACCGGGGAAGCCTGCGCCGGCTGCCCGCGGTCGTGGCGGCGGTGACCGAGCGGTTGCGGGCCGGGCACACCGTCGTCGCCTTTCCGGAGGGCACCACGTGGTGTGGGCTGGGGTACGGGCGGTTCCGGCCGGCGATGTTCCAGGCCGCGGTGGACGCGCGTCGCCCGGTGCAGCCGCTGCGCATGACCTACCGGCACCACGACGGGCGCAGGTCAACCGTGCCCGCGTTCGTGGGCGACGATTCCCTGCTGGCGTCGGTGCGGCGGGTGATCACCGCGCGCCGGACCGTCTGCCACATCGGCGTCGAGTCGTTGCAGTTGCCGGGGGACGATCGCCGCGACCTGGCCGCCCGCTGTGAAACGGCCGTCCGCGGGGCCGTGACGGCGCCCCTGGCGACCCACACCCTGGCCGCCTGA
- a CDS encoding GNAT family N-acetyltransferase yields the protein MSAVSVLIAAEHPRTTDIPRYSLLLSTDPDLITAAQRLRHDVFTSEPGFALAGAADGRDADRFDEYCDHLLVREDTSGDLVGCYRMLPPTGAVAAGGLYTATEFDVRALDPLRPSLVEMGRAVVRHDHRNGGVVLLMWAGILAYLDRCGYDYVTGCVSIPVAGAPGEPPGTQVRGVRDFVRRRHAAPERYTVHPYRPVVVDGRSLDDIAPPARVTVPPLMRGYLRLGAQVCGDPAHDPDFGVGDFPALLDKRDADTRYLRRLRSVSAAGDMVNGLVS from the coding sequence ATGAGCGCTGTCTCTGTACTGATCGCCGCCGAACACCCCCGAACAACGGACATCCCGCGGTACTCGCTGCTCCTGTCGACCGACCCCGACCTGATCACCGCCGCTCAGCGGCTGCGTCACGACGTGTTCACCTCCGAACCCGGTTTCGCGCTGGCCGGCGCGGCCGACGGTCGAGACGCCGACCGATTCGACGAGTACTGCGACCACCTGCTGGTGCGTGAGGACACCTCCGGCGACCTGGTCGGCTGCTACCGGATGCTGCCCCCAACCGGCGCCGTCGCCGCGGGCGGCCTCTACACCGCCACCGAATTCGACGTTCGGGCACTCGACCCGCTGCGGCCGTCGCTGGTCGAAATGGGCCGCGCCGTGGTGCGCCACGACCACCGCAACGGCGGCGTGGTGCTGCTCATGTGGGCCGGCATCCTCGCCTACCTCGACCGCTGCGGCTACGACTACGTCACCGGTTGCGTCTCCATCCCGGTCGCCGGCGCGCCCGGTGAGCCCCCGGGCACCCAGGTGCGCGGTGTCCGCGACTTCGTGCGGCGCCGTCACGCCGCCCCCGAGCGCTACACCGTGCACCCGTACCGGCCGGTGGTCGTCGACGGCCGCAGCCTCGACGACATCGCGCCACCGGCGCGGGTCACCGTGCCGCCGCTGATGCGCGGCTACCTGCGATTGGGTGCGCAGGTGTGTGGAGACCCCGCCCACGACCCCGACTTCGGCGTCGGCGACTTCCCGGCACTGCTGGACAAGCGGGACGCCGACACGCGTTATCTGCGCCGGCTGAGATCAGTGTCGGCCGCCGGCGACATGGTGAACGGGCTGGTGTCATGA
- a CDS encoding electron transfer flavoprotein subunit alpha/FixB family protein codes for MAEVLVLVEHAEGALKKVTSELITAARALGEPSAVVVGKPGTAEPLIDGLKAAGAAKVYVAESDDAESYLVTPQVDVLAALAESNSPAAVLLAASADGKEIGGRLAARIGSGVLTDVIEVKEGGKAVHSIFGGAYTVEAEVTGDTPVITVRAGAIDAEPADGAGEVVTVEVPAQAETATKITKREPAVAGDRPELTEATVVVSGGRGVGSAENFSIVEDLADALGGAVGASRAAVDSGYYPGQFQVGQTGKTVSPQLYIALGISGAIQHRAGMQTSKTIIAVNKDEEAPIFEISDLGVVGDLFKVTPQLTEKVKARKG; via the coding sequence ATGGCTGAAGTACTCGTGCTCGTGGAGCACGCCGAAGGTGCACTGAAGAAGGTCACCAGCGAGCTCATCACCGCCGCTCGCGCCCTTGGTGAGCCCTCCGCTGTCGTGGTGGGCAAGCCGGGCACCGCCGAGCCGCTGATCGACGGTCTCAAAGCCGCCGGCGCGGCCAAGGTCTACGTCGCCGAATCCGACGACGCGGAGAGCTACCTCGTCACCCCGCAGGTCGACGTGCTGGCCGCGCTTGCCGAGTCGAACAGCCCCGCGGCTGTGCTGCTCGCCGCCTCCGCGGACGGCAAGGAGATCGGCGGCCGGCTGGCGGCCCGCATCGGGTCCGGTGTGCTGACCGACGTCATCGAGGTCAAGGAGGGCGGCAAGGCCGTCCACTCGATCTTCGGTGGTGCCTACACCGTCGAGGCCGAGGTCACCGGTGACACCCCGGTGATCACCGTGCGCGCAGGCGCGATCGACGCCGAGCCCGCCGACGGCGCAGGCGAGGTCGTCACCGTCGAGGTGCCGGCCCAGGCCGAGACCGCGACGAAGATCACCAAGCGCGAGCCCGCAGTGGCCGGCGACCGCCCGGAGCTCACCGAGGCCACCGTCGTCGTCTCCGGCGGTCGTGGTGTCGGCAGCGCGGAGAACTTCTCGATCGTCGAGGACCTGGCCGACGCGCTCGGCGGTGCGGTCGGCGCGTCGCGTGCGGCGGTCGACTCGGGGTACTACCCGGGTCAGTTCCAGGTCGGCCAGACCGGTAAGACGGTCTCGCCGCAGCTGTACATCGCGCTGGGCATCTCCGGGGCGATCCAGCATCGCGCCGGGATGCAGACCAGCAAGACGATCATCGCGGTGAACAAGGACGAAGAGGCGCCGATCTTCGAGATCTCCGACCTCGGCGTCGTCGGTGACCTGTTCAAGGTCACCCCGCAGCTGACCGAGAAGGTCAAGGCGCGCAAGGGCTGA
- a CDS encoding electron transfer flavoprotein subunit beta/FixA family protein produces MTNIVVLIKQVPDTWSERKLSEGDWTLDREAADAVLDEINERAVEEALLIKEKEAANGVEGTVTVLTAGPERATEAIRKALSMGADKAVHLVDEGMHGSDMVQTGWALARALGAIEGTELVIAGNEATDGAGGAVPAIIAEYLGLPQLTHMRKVTVEDGKVTGERETDDGVFTLEASLPAVVSVNEKINEPRFPSFKGIMAAKKKEVTTLTLAEIGVESDEVGVANAGSKVLTSTPKPPKTAGEKVTDEGEGGSKVAEYLVAQKII; encoded by the coding sequence ATGACGAACATCGTGGTCCTGATCAAACAGGTCCCTGACACCTGGTCCGAGCGCAAACTCTCCGAGGGCGACTGGACGCTGGACCGGGAAGCCGCCGACGCCGTGCTCGACGAGATCAACGAGCGCGCCGTCGAAGAGGCGCTGCTCATCAAGGAGAAGGAAGCCGCCAACGGCGTCGAGGGCACGGTCACCGTGCTGACCGCAGGCCCGGAGCGGGCCACCGAGGCGATCCGCAAGGCGCTGTCCATGGGCGCCGACAAAGCCGTGCACCTGGTCGACGAGGGCATGCACGGTTCCGACATGGTGCAGACCGGGTGGGCGCTGGCCCGCGCGCTGGGCGCCATCGAGGGCACCGAACTGGTCATCGCCGGCAACGAGGCCACCGACGGTGCGGGCGGTGCAGTGCCGGCCATCATCGCCGAGTACCTGGGCCTGCCGCAGCTGACCCACATGCGCAAGGTCACCGTCGAGGACGGCAAGGTCACCGGTGAGCGCGAGACCGACGACGGCGTGTTCACCCTCGAGGCGTCGCTGCCGGCCGTGGTCAGCGTGAACGAGAAGATCAACGAGCCGCGTTTCCCCTCCTTCAAGGGCATCATGGCCGCCAAGAAGAAGGAAGTCACGACGCTGACGCTGGCCGAGATCGGTGTCGAGTCCGATGAGGTCGGTGTCGCCAACGCCGGTTCCAAGGTGCTGACGTCGACGCCGAAGCCGCCGAAGACCGCGGGCGAGAAGGTCACCGACGAGGGTGAAGGCGGCAGCAAGGTCGCCGAGTACCTGGTTGCCCAGAAGATCATCTAA
- a CDS encoding class I SAM-dependent methyltransferase, protein MSAFVTGPRGGGDETLPLTGERTIPGLAEENYWFRRHEVVYARLAERCAGRDVLEAGCGEGYGADLIAGVARRVIGLDYDEATVAHVRARYPRVEIRHGNLAALPLPDASVDVVVNFQVIEHLWDQPQFVGECRRVLRPGGLLLMSTPNRITFSPGRDTPVNPFHTRELDAAELTELLTDAGFGMEAMLGVFHGPRLRELDAKHGGSIIDAQIARAVADAPWPQPLLDDVAAVRTDDFDLVDDRDIDDSLDLVAIAVRP, encoded by the coding sequence ATGAGCGCATTCGTGACCGGGCCGCGCGGAGGCGGCGACGAAACCCTCCCCCTCACCGGTGAGCGGACGATCCCCGGCCTGGCGGAGGAGAACTACTGGTTCCGCCGTCACGAAGTCGTCTACGCCCGCCTCGCCGAGCGGTGCGCCGGACGTGACGTGCTCGAGGCCGGCTGCGGTGAGGGTTACGGCGCCGATCTGATCGCCGGGGTCGCGCGACGGGTGATCGGGCTGGACTACGACGAGGCGACCGTCGCGCACGTGCGCGCTCGCTATCCCCGGGTCGAGATTCGCCACGGCAACCTCGCGGCGCTCCCCCTGCCCGACGCGTCCGTCGACGTGGTGGTCAACTTCCAGGTGATCGAACATCTGTGGGATCAGCCACAATTCGTCGGCGAATGCCGGCGGGTGCTCCGACCCGGCGGCCTGCTGTTGATGTCGACCCCCAACCGGATCACCTTCTCCCCCGGCCGCGACACCCCGGTCAACCCGTTCCACACGCGTGAACTCGACGCGGCCGAACTGACCGAGCTGCTGACCGACGCCGGCTTCGGCATGGAGGCGATGCTCGGCGTTTTCCACGGTCCGCGGCTGCGCGAACTGGACGCCAAGCACGGCGGTTCGATCATCGACGCGCAGATCGCCCGAGCCGTGGCCGACGCGCCATGGCCGCAGCCTCTGCTCGACGACGTCGCCGCCGTGCGGACCGACGACTTCGACCTGGTGGATGACCGTGATATCGACGACAGCCTCGACCTGGTCGCGATCGCGGTGCGGCCGTGA